The following are encoded together in the Phaseolus vulgaris cultivar G19833 chromosome 9, P. vulgaris v2.0, whole genome shotgun sequence genome:
- the LOC137820553 gene encoding uncharacterized protein: MTGFVLSSMASSASVTTVASSAVIMPDSSIYTNFVNVHLSINKLDGTNYDTWASDIKLWLKSQGYVDHLTLAENEVFRWLKIDAQLCIVIKSTIHSSLKQIFRTYETCSEVWEQAKLLYTNDTQRLYGVCQNLLTIVAPKRLDGTMAEYLGKLHALLHDFNELLPPASTPSQELEQRSKFFMLLGLHGLPDDYSQVRDQILGSPIVPNFTFTCFTLLRVPA, translated from the exons ATGACTGGATTTGTCCTATCTTCTATGGCTTCTTCTGCTTCCGTTACCACTGTGGCTTCTTCCGCAGTCATTATGCCGgattcatctatttatactaatttcgtcaatgttcatctttccattaacaaattggatggaaccaattatgacacttgggcatcagatattaaattatggcttaagagtcaaggttatgttgatcatcttactcttgctgaaaatgaggttttccgttggttgaaaattgatgctcaattatgcattgttatcaaatcgaccattcactcatctttaaaacaaatttttcgtacctatgagacatgttcagaagtttgggaacaagcaaaattattatacaccaatgatactcaacgtctttatggtgtgtgtcaaaatcttctcacaattgttgctcccaaacgtcttgatggtacaatggcagaatatctaggtaaacttcatgctcttcttcatgattttaatgagttattacctcctgcctctactccttctcaagaactagaacaaagatccaagttcttcatgttattgggtttacatggccttcctgatgattattctcaAGTTCGTGATCAAATTTTAGGATCTCCTATTGTGCCCAATTTTACTTTCACTTGTTTTACCCTTTTGCGCGTGCCAG cataa